A window of the Polaribacter batillariae genome harbors these coding sequences:
- a CDS encoding CPCC family cysteine-rich protein, whose amino-acid sequence MKKELKNRAKTSHELKILQNYEDRKNLFESYLKQYEELSFICASCGYPTINKPASYEVCSICEWEDNGYNDNQLFRFNHATHEPLTLFEYRINIGEQILSEPKTFFDAKNIILSIKEYENKFDIILEKYYSKKTTKKDKSICEQNFQNLKKELFDNLKIRLK is encoded by the coding sequence ATGAAAAAGGAATTAAAAAATCGTGCTAAAACTTCTCATGAACTAAAGATACTTCAGAATTATGAAGATAGAAAAAACTTGTTTGAATCTTATTTAAAACAATATGAAGAACTCTCTTTTATTTGTGCTTCTTGTGGCTACCCAACTATAAATAAACCTGCATCATATGAGGTTTGTAGCATATGTGAATGGGAAGATAATGGGTATAATGATAATCAATTATTTAGATTTAATCATGCCACACATGAACCACTAACATTGTTTGAGTATCGAATAAATATTGGGGAACAAATTTTATCTGAACCAAAAACATTTTTTGATGCGAAGAATATTATTTTAAGCATTAAAGAATACGAAAATAAGTTTGATATTATACTTGAAAAATACTACTCAAAGAAAACTACCAAAAAAGATAAATCAATTTGCGAACAAAATTTTCAAAATCTTAAAAAAGAATTATTTGATAATTTAAAGATTCGATTGAAATAA
- a CDS encoding phosphatase PAP2 family protein, whose protein sequence is MQKEIKLIINKSREFLSKKFPKYNEKLPYAITVLITLIVVISGIKIFVELTENIHTDVLGTFDTKITEYIISFRNPSLTNYFTFVTEVGDALGYLVVFTLCSLIFYFVFKRLKYIGQLVFVLFLTLTSNLILKQIVNRARPTLEHLVTVETLSYPSGHAMTAMAFYGFLIYLITTFKIKKVFKFILITLLATLILSIGISRIYLGVHFPSDILGGFIAGFVWVIFCILLLNLLKVFKTDSKT, encoded by the coding sequence ATGCAAAAAGAGATAAAACTTATTATTAATAAATCTCGAGAATTCTTATCGAAAAAATTTCCAAAATACAACGAGAAATTGCCTTATGCAATTACAGTTTTAATCACTTTAATTGTTGTTATTTCTGGAATAAAAATCTTTGTGGAACTTACCGAAAATATTCATACAGATGTTTTAGGAACGTTTGATACAAAGATTACCGAGTATATTATTTCTTTTAGAAACCCTTCTTTAACTAATTACTTTACGTTTGTAACAGAAGTTGGAGATGCATTAGGGTATTTGGTTGTTTTTACTTTATGTTCCCTAATTTTTTACTTCGTTTTTAAAAGATTGAAATATATTGGGCAGTTGGTTTTTGTATTATTTTTAACCTTAACTTCAAACCTAATTTTAAAGCAAATTGTAAACAGAGCCAGACCCACATTAGAGCATTTGGTAACCGTAGAAACATTAAGCTATCCAAGTGGCCATGCCATGACAGCCATGGCTTTTTATGGTTTTTTAATCTATTTAATTACTACATTTAAGATTAAAAAAGTATTTAAATTCATTTTAATTACACTTTTAGCAACTCTAATTTTAAGTATTGGAATTAGTAGAATTTATTTAGGCGTGCATTTTCCTTCAGATATTTTAGGAGGATTTATAGCTGGTTTTGTTTGGGTAATTTTCTGCATTTTATTATTGAATCTTTTAAAAGTATTTAAAACAGATTCTAAAACGTAA
- the lipB gene encoding lipoyl(octanoyl) transferase LipB, with protein sequence MNRNILLKDLKRKDYKEAWDYQTKLLQEIVDLKINNRRKNLALATKNHFLFVEHPHVYTLGKSGDLSNLLLNEKQLEEKGATFYKINRGGDITYHGPGQVVGYPILDLENFFTDIHKYLRLLEETIILTIAEYGLKGERSDGETGVWLDVGTPFARKICAMGIRSSRWVTMHGFALNVNTNLGYFDNIIPCGIRGKSVASMEAELGKKIDVEEVKEKILKHFKNLFEVEEFVV encoded by the coding sequence ATGAACAGAAATATACTTTTAAAAGATCTCAAAAGAAAAGACTACAAGGAAGCTTGGGATTATCAAACAAAACTGCTTCAAGAAATTGTAGATCTTAAAATAAATAATCGAAGAAAAAATCTTGCCTTAGCTACAAAAAATCACTTTCTTTTTGTGGAACATCCACACGTTTATACTTTAGGGAAAAGTGGCGATTTAAGTAATTTGTTATTGAATGAAAAACAGCTTGAAGAAAAAGGAGCTACTTTTTATAAAATTAACAGAGGTGGCGATATTACTTACCATGGGCCTGGACAGGTAGTTGGTTACCCAATTTTAGATCTCGAAAATTTTTTTACAGACATTCATAAATACCTTCGTTTACTAGAAGAAACCATTATTTTAACCATTGCAGAATATGGTTTAAAAGGAGAACGAAGTGATGGCGAAACTGGGGTGTGGCTAGATGTTGGTACACCTTTTGCTCGTAAAATTTGTGCGATGGGCATACGTTCTTCTCGCTGGGTAACTATGCATGGTTTTGCATTAAATGTAAATACCAATTTAGGTTATTTCGATAATATTATTCCTTGTGGAATTCGCGGAAAATCGGTAGCTTCGATGGAAGCAGAACTAGGTAAAAAAATAGATGTAGAAGAAGTAAAAGAAAAAATCTTAAAGCATTTTAAAAATCTTTTTGAGGTAGAAGAGTTTGTGGTTTAG
- the nhaC gene encoding Na+/H+ antiporter NhaC: MSNEKNLSEIHIEDQKIIDNKELNLLESLIPVVILMCLLAYNIFFVEDQEWFGAYTNQYILLMGGLVAAAVGFFNKVSFSSMIAEVWENWKSVFVPIMILFLVGALAGTWLVSGIIPAMVYYGLQVLSPEIFLPTSVIIAAIISIATGSSWTTSATVGIALVGIGSALGIAPGMIAGAVISGAYFGDKMSPLSDTTNLAPAMAGTDLFTHIKYMAITTVPTIIITLIVFAIISGNIDTTGSADISNLLASIDNTFYISPWLFLVPGIVIAMILMKTKPLIALGIGVVLAAIFAFIFQGDVLANLSDSKFSSIINSILTDTNIETDNEKLSELFSSGGMNGMIWTILLIICAMVFGGIMDAVGALAKITKSLLAVASSVFGLFASTVVSCLGLNAIASDQYLAIVIPGKMFKKAYEDKGLAPENLSRTLEDSGTVTSVLIPWNTCGAYQSGVLGVSVADYFVYAIFNYLSPFTTLLFAALNIKIRQLVKK; this comes from the coding sequence ATGTCAAACGAAAAAAATCTCTCAGAAATACATATCGAAGACCAAAAAATTATCGACAACAAAGAATTAAATCTTTTAGAATCTTTAATTCCTGTAGTAATTTTAATGTGCTTATTGGCATATAACATCTTTTTTGTAGAAGATCAAGAATGGTTTGGGGCCTATACAAATCAGTATATTTTATTAATGGGAGGTTTGGTGGCTGCTGCAGTTGGTTTTTTTAATAAAGTATCTTTTTCTAGCATGATTGCAGAGGTTTGGGAAAATTGGAAAAGTGTTTTTGTACCTATAATGATTCTTTTTTTAGTAGGAGCTTTAGCAGGAACTTGGCTCGTTAGTGGTATTATTCCTGCAATGGTTTATTACGGATTGCAAGTTTTAAGTCCCGAAATATTTTTACCAACATCTGTAATAATTGCAGCCATTATTTCTATTGCAACAGGAAGCTCTTGGACAACGTCTGCAACTGTTGGTATTGCTTTAGTAGGCATTGGAAGTGCCTTAGGAATTGCCCCAGGAATGATTGCTGGCGCTGTAATTTCTGGCGCTTATTTTGGCGATAAAATGTCACCACTTTCCGATACTACAAATTTAGCACCAGCAATGGCAGGTACAGATTTGTTTACGCATATAAAATATATGGCAATTACAACTGTGCCAACGATTATAATTACGCTAATTGTTTTCGCAATTATCAGCGGAAATATAGATACTACAGGAAGTGCAGATATTAGTAATTTATTGGCTTCGATAGATAATACATTTTATATTTCCCCTTGGTTATTTTTAGTGCCAGGAATTGTAATTGCAATGATTTTAATGAAAACAAAACCATTAATTGCTTTGGGAATAGGAGTTGTTTTAGCTGCAATTTTTGCATTTATTTTTCAAGGAGATGTGTTGGCCAATTTATCTGATTCGAAATTCTCGTCAATTATAAACTCCATTTTAACGGATACAAATATTGAAACTGATAATGAGAAATTATCAGAATTATTCTCTTCTGGTGGAATGAATGGAATGATTTGGACAATCTTGTTAATTATTTGTGCCATGGTTTTTGGGGGTATTATGGATGCAGTTGGGGCTTTGGCAAAAATTACAAAGAGTTTGTTGGCTGTGGCAAGTTCCGTTTTTGGACTTTTTGCAAGTACAGTGGTAAGTTGTTTGGGGTTAAATGCAATTGCATCCGACCAATATTTGGCAATTGTAATTCCAGGAAAAATGTTTAAAAAAGCCTATGAAGACAAAGGTTTGGCTCCAGAAAATTTAAGTAGAACTTTAGAAGATTCAGGAACTGTAACATCTGTTTTAATTCCTTGGAACACCTGTGGAGCCTACCAATCTGGAGTTTTAGGGGTTTCCGTAGCCGATTATTTTGTGTATGCTATTTTTAATTATCTAAGTCCGTTTACGACGTTGCTTTTTGCGGCTTTAAATATTAAGATTAGGCAGTTGGTTAAAAAATAG
- a CDS encoding Lrp/AsnC family transcriptional regulator has product MLDKIDKELINLLQKDSKQTTKQLSLQLNLSVTAVYERIKKLEKEKVIEKYVAIINKNKIEKSFLVFCHIKLVQHSKEYVTTFEREILKLEEVSECFHVSGDYDYILKIYAKDMDEYRDFMVTKLTAIKYIGSTQSTFTIEKVKNTTAIHLS; this is encoded by the coding sequence ATGTTAGACAAAATCGATAAAGAACTGATAAATTTACTGCAAAAAGACAGTAAACAGACTACAAAACAACTGTCTTTACAGTTAAATTTATCTGTAACTGCGGTTTATGAACGGATTAAAAAATTGGAAAAAGAAAAGGTGATTGAAAAGTATGTTGCCATCATCAATAAAAATAAAATTGAAAAGTCTTTTTTAGTTTTTTGCCATATTAAACTAGTGCAACATTCTAAAGAATATGTAACCACTTTTGAGCGTGAAATTTTAAAACTCGAAGAAGTTTCGGAATGTTTTCACGTAAGTGGAGATTACGATTATATATTAAAAATTTACGCTAAAGATATGGACGAATACCGAGATTTTATGGTAACCAAGCTAACAGCTATAAAATATATTGGAAGTACACAGAGTACTTTTACCATCGAAAAAGTAAAAAATACGACTGCTATACATTTATCTTAA
- a CDS encoding metal-dependent hydrolase, translating into MDSLTQIVLGAACGEIILGKKIGNKALLFGAIGGTISDLDVFIGRFLYSNEIQAMVFHRGFMHSILFSILGAFLFGRITYKLYNSGKRLGTTIQKDWIWLFFLALFTHPILDCFTPYGTQLFAPFSHYRIAFNNISVVDPLYTLPFLICIMVVLFLKRTNPKRLKWTKAGIYISSAYMIFTIGNKLYMDAVFEKSFKKAGIKYQRFSAQPTILNNILWYAVAETKDKYHLTFYSLFDKSKTANKIITVDKQHSLIDMTDKNLKKLAWFSNGYYNVYKKEKVGTYKYTDLRYPMINPNDANTSLFNFTVFFENNEWDILPFEGDSPTKEDFAKFTERFWGI; encoded by the coding sequence ATGGATTCATTAACGCAAATTGTTTTAGGGGCTGCTTGTGGCGAAATTATTCTTGGAAAAAAGATTGGAAACAAGGCATTATTATTTGGCGCAATTGGTGGCACAATTTCAGATTTAGATGTTTTTATTGGCAGGTTTTTGTACTCTAACGAAATTCAGGCCATGGTTTTTCATCGTGGTTTTATGCATTCTATTCTATTTTCAATTTTGGGTGCTTTTCTCTTTGGGCGAATTACTTACAAACTCTATAATTCTGGGAAAAGGTTAGGAACCACAATCCAAAAAGATTGGATTTGGCTGTTCTTTCTAGCACTTTTTACGCATCCTATTTTAGATTGTTTTACACCTTATGGAACACAACTTTTTGCGCCTTTTTCTCACTACAGAATTGCTTTTAATAACATTTCTGTGGTAGATCCTTTATATACATTGCCTTTTTTAATTTGTATCATGGTTGTTTTATTTTTAAAAAGAACAAACCCTAAAAGATTAAAATGGACTAAGGCAGGCATTTACATCAGTTCTGCATACATGATTTTTACGATTGGCAATAAACTGTATATGGATGCTGTTTTTGAAAAATCTTTTAAAAAAGCAGGAATTAAGTACCAGCGTTTTTCTGCACAACCTACTATTTTAAACAATATTTTATGGTATGCAGTTGCTGAAACTAAAGATAAATATCATCTTACCTTTTATTCTTTATTTGATAAAAGTAAAACTGCAAATAAAATTATTACGGTTGATAAACAGCACAGTTTGATAGATATGACTGACAAAAATCTAAAAAAATTAGCGTGGTTTAGTAATGGTTATTACAATGTTTATAAAAAAGAAAAAGTAGGTACTTATAAATACACAGATTTACGGTATCCAATGATAAACCCTAATGATGCCAATACGTCTCTTTTTAATTTTACTGTTTTTTTTGAAAATAACGAATGGGACATTTTACCTTTTGAGGGAGATTCGCCAACTAAAGAAGATTTTGCAAAGTTTACAGAACGTTTTTGGGGGATTTAA
- a CDS encoding ribonuclease HII, with translation MLQLNYSGFSLEAGTDEAGRGCLCGPVVAAAVILPEYFSHPFLNDSKQLSKKKRDEVRIFIEENALAFGVSFVWQQEVDKINVLQASITGMHRSIEALKITPEFIIVDGNKFKNYKNIPHETIVKGDSKYLSIAAASVLAKTYRDEYMAKIHQEFPMYNWARNKGYPTKEHRNAIRKFGSTNYHRKTFKLLPEQLKLKL, from the coding sequence ATGTTACAATTAAATTACAGTGGTTTTTCTTTAGAAGCAGGAACAGACGAGGCTGGTAGAGGCTGTTTGTGTGGTCCAGTTGTTGCAGCTGCAGTAATTTTACCAGAATATTTTTCACATCCTTTTTTAAACGATTCGAAACAATTATCTAAAAAAAAGAGAGACGAAGTAAGAATTTTTATTGAAGAAAATGCCCTAGCTTTTGGGGTTTCTTTCGTTTGGCAACAAGAAGTAGATAAAATTAATGTACTACAAGCTTCCATTACAGGAATGCATCGCTCTATAGAAGCTTTAAAAATTACGCCAGAATTTATAATTGTAGATGGTAACAAATTTAAAAACTATAAAAACATTCCACACGAAACCATTGTAAAAGGCGATTCGAAATACCTAAGTATTGCAGCAGCTTCTGTCTTAGCAAAAACATATAGAGACGAATATATGGCTAAAATTCATCAAGAATTTCCAATGTACAATTGGGCAAGAAACAAAGGTTACCCAACCAAAGAACATAGAAATGCAATTCGCAAATTTGGCTCGACAAATTATCACAGAAAAACGTTTAAACTACTGCCAGAACAGTTAAAGCTAAAACTCTAA
- a CDS encoding nucleoid-associated protein produces the protein MIKKTRAEITKCILHKVANKFNSGQNVFSDDLIRFDQESYDLMKNFLLKPFGSLTQSYRFTHHADVRLNELNNYASEIFKEETSFVENSKNMVNHLFEQSNSAQIKTGDVIVVFIEGIEYKDILTEAVGIFKIENKVDFFQTYLDDNESFDVVVQKGISTKKIDKGCLILNASDTEGTVVFSVDNNNYDAQYWIKNFLSVKLADDYNSHTQSYLEMCKEFSEEVIKPELGMQQQGNFLANTVDYFKEHETVDYHDFKDEVFEDEKHKEKFDEYKKHFENLNDVLIRNNFDVSGVVLKKEKSKLKTEIKLDTNINIKLDVDAPEAASEYLERGYDEEKKMKYYKVYFNEEK, from the coding sequence ATGATTAAAAAAACACGCGCAGAAATAACCAAATGTATTCTTCATAAAGTTGCCAATAAATTTAACAGTGGCCAGAATGTTTTTTCTGATGATTTAATTCGTTTCGACCAAGAAAGTTACGATTTAATGAAAAATTTTCTACTAAAACCATTTGGCAGTTTAACACAAAGTTATCGTTTTACGCATCATGCAGATGTGCGTTTAAATGAGTTAAATAACTACGCTTCAGAAATATTTAAAGAAGAAACTTCTTTTGTAGAAAATTCTAAAAATATGGTAAACCATTTATTCGAGCAATCGAATTCGGCACAAATAAAAACCGGAGATGTAATTGTGGTTTTTATAGAAGGCATAGAGTATAAAGATATTTTAACAGAAGCGGTTGGTATTTTTAAAATCGAAAATAAAGTAGATTTCTTTCAAACGTATTTAGATGATAATGAAAGTTTTGATGTTGTAGTTCAAAAAGGAATTTCAACAAAAAAAATAGACAAAGGTTGCTTAATTTTAAATGCCTCAGACACAGAAGGAACTGTTGTTTTTTCTGTAGATAATAACAATTACGATGCACAATATTGGATTAAGAATTTTTTAAGTGTAAAATTGGCAGACGATTATAATTCGCATACACAGAGTTATTTAGAGATGTGTAAAGAGTTTTCTGAAGAAGTAATTAAGCCAGAGTTGGGCATGCAACAACAAGGAAACTTCTTAGCAAATACAGTCGATTATTTTAAAGAGCATGAAACGGTAGATTATCACGATTTTAAAGACGAAGTTTTCGAAGACGAAAAACACAAAGAAAAATTCGACGAGTACAAAAAACATTTCGAAAACTTAAATGATGTTTTAATTCGTAATAATTTCGATGTTTCTGGAGTTGTATTAAAGAAAGAAAAAAGCAAACTAAAAACAGAAATTAAACTCGATACAAACATCAATATTAAATTAGATGTAGATGCTCCAGAAGCAGCTTCAGAATATTTAGAAAGAGGTTATGATGAAGAAAAGAAAATGAAATATTATAAAGTATATTTTAACGAAGAGAAGTAG
- a CDS encoding putative porin yields MNKQVFFFFISILLSTNVLFSQRNLGTNLRFGQNESGSFTSRDSLNTGEINVTLSGKTKYTDYKVFSHKRDTTYIDTTLNIKKEYRFNFLRKDLFEFLPFHNQGQTLNNLGYNFNAINRLPDIGFTAKQVSYLEVEDIKYYEVPTPTSEILYRTGLEQGQVLDALFTLNFSKRLNVSLSYKGIRSLGAYRRALVSNGNFRGTFHYRTKKNQYQIRGHLTTQDFFHQENGGLTPSALENFKNEDPNFETRARLDVNLNGTETQFDGNRVYLEHSYKLLASKDTINNKDFSNLKIGHIFNNENKTYDFIQSTLTPDFFGTSNSSLPRNSKVANKITNNELNLEFNSKYVLGKFKAKTNITHYSYSYDTILNSKSNIDKLKLEGKAISFGADWNAKIKNFQLNADASITPGSGRLSGNYLKGEAVYAKDSVFSAKGTLLISSKSPNFNTLLHQSEYDNYNWQNDNFSNVNTRDLGFNFASKWLNASLNFTNIDNYTYFDEDSQPKQFSGQITYLKVKASREFTYKKFALNNTLMYQNVSSGSSVFRVPEFVTRNTLYYADYWFKGKPMLVNIGITFKYFTKYNANTYDPLLSEFKIQNNEQIGFPTFDVFFNAQVRRTRLYLKIDNATSSFSKKNYFSAPNYPYRDFVIRFGLVWNWFI; encoded by the coding sequence ATGAATAAACAAGTATTTTTCTTTTTTATAAGTATTCTTTTATCTACGAATGTCCTTTTTTCTCAAAGAAATTTAGGAACAAATTTGCGTTTTGGACAAAACGAAAGTGGTTCTTTTACAAGTAGAGATTCGTTAAACACCGGAGAAATTAATGTTACACTTTCTGGAAAAACAAAATATACAGATTATAAAGTTTTTTCTCACAAAAGAGACACCACTTATATAGATACTACTTTAAATATTAAAAAAGAATACAGGTTTAATTTTTTAAGAAAAGATCTTTTCGAGTTTTTGCCTTTTCATAACCAAGGGCAAACTTTAAATAATTTAGGCTATAATTTTAATGCGATAAATAGGCTGCCAGACATTGGTTTTACAGCAAAACAAGTTAGTTATTTAGAGGTCGAAGATATTAAGTATTACGAAGTTCCTACACCAACTTCAGAAATTTTATACAGAACTGGTTTAGAACAAGGGCAGGTTTTAGATGCTTTATTTACCTTAAATTTTTCTAAAAGATTAAATGTTTCTCTCTCTTACAAAGGCATTCGTTCTTTAGGAGCTTACAGGCGAGCTTTGGTTAGTAATGGTAATTTTAGAGGTACTTTTCATTATAGAACGAAAAAAAATCAATATCAAATTCGAGGTCATTTAACTACGCAAGATTTCTTTCATCAAGAAAATGGAGGTTTAACTCCAAGTGCTTTAGAAAACTTTAAAAACGAAGATCCTAATTTTGAAACTAGAGCGCGTTTAGATGTAAATTTAAACGGAACAGAAACTCAATTCGATGGAAATAGAGTGTATTTAGAGCATAGTTACAAATTACTCGCCAGCAAAGACACCATTAATAACAAAGATTTTAGCAATTTAAAAATTGGGCATATTTTTAATAACGAAAATAAAACGTACGATTTTATTCAATCAACACTTACACCAGACTTTTTTGGAACATCAAACTCTTCTCTGCCCAGAAATTCGAAGGTTGCAAATAAAATTACCAATAACGAATTAAATCTAGAATTCAACTCTAAATACGTTTTAGGAAAGTTTAAAGCCAAAACAAATATTACCCATTATTCTTATAGTTACGATACCATTTTAAACAGTAAAAGTAATATTGATAAATTAAAATTAGAAGGAAAAGCCATCTCTTTTGGAGCCGATTGGAATGCCAAAATTAAAAACTTTCAACTAAATGCAGATGCTTCTATAACACCGGGTTCTGGACGACTTTCTGGCAATTATTTAAAAGGTGAAGCTGTATATGCAAAAGACAGTGTTTTTAGTGCAAAAGGTACTTTATTAATTAGTTCTAAATCGCCAAATTTTAATACGCTTTTACACCAAAGCGAATACGACAATTACAATTGGCAAAACGATAATTTTAGTAATGTAAATACTAGAGATTTAGGTTTTAACTTTGCTTCTAAATGGTTAAATGCTTCTTTAAATTTTACCAATATCGATAATTACACCTATTTTGATGAAGATAGCCAACCTAAACAATTTTCTGGACAAATTACTTACTTAAAAGTAAAAGCCAGTCGTGAGTTTACCTACAAGAAATTTGCTTTGAACAATACGTTAATGTATCAAAATGTTAGTAGTGGAAGCTCTGTTTTTAGAGTTCCCGAATTTGTAACGAGAAACACTTTGTATTATGCTGATTATTGGTTTAAAGGAAAGCCAATGTTGGTAAATATTGGAATTACCTTTAAGTACTTTACAAAATATAATGCAAATACTTACGACCCTTTATTATCGGAATTTAAAATACAGAATAACGAGCAAATAGGTTTTCCAACGTTCGATGTTTTCTTTAATGCGCAAGTACGAAGAACTCGTTTGTACCTTAAAATAGACAATGCAACTTCGAGTTTTTCTAAAAAGAACTATTTTTCTGCACCCAATTACCCTTATAGAGATTTTGTAATTCGTTTTGGCTTGGTTTGGAATTGGTTTATATAA
- a CDS encoding aminotransferase class I/II-fold pyridoxal phosphate-dependent enzyme: MKFNPADKIQDLQYFGEFGGVNPSISDSSTYTFLSAKTMFDTFEGNADGCYLYSRHSTPSNLYLGEALAAMEGTETANVTASGMGAITPVLMQLCGAGDHIVSSRTIYGGTYAFLKNFAPRFHVETTFIDITKLDVVEAAITKNTKVLYCEAVSNPLLEVADIAGLSALAKKYNLKLVVDNTFSPLSISPAKLGADIVCHSLTKFINGSSDTVGGVVCGSQEFINDLRNVNDGACMLLGATMDSLRAASILKNMRTLHIRMKQHSFNAAFLAEKFEKDGLKTVYPGLASHPSHQLFTTMMNPEYGFGGMLTIDVGSLEKANELMELMQHKNLGYLAVSLGFYKTLFSAPGSSTSSEIPEDEQKEMGLSDGLIRFSIGLDNNIERTYEMMKSCMQEVGVL; the protein is encoded by the coding sequence ATGAAATTCAATCCAGCAGATAAAATTCAAGATTTACAATATTTTGGCGAATTCGGTGGTGTAAATCCATCCATTTCAGATTCATCTACCTATACCTTTTTATCCGCAAAAACAATGTTCGATACGTTCGAAGGCAATGCAGATGGTTGTTATTTATACTCACGCCATTCTACACCTTCAAATTTATATTTAGGCGAAGCATTAGCAGCGATGGAAGGCACAGAAACCGCCAATGTTACAGCATCTGGAATGGGTGCAATTACACCGGTTTTAATGCAGTTGTGTGGTGCAGGAGACCATATTGTTTCCAGCAGAACCATTTACGGAGGAACCTATGCTTTTTTAAAGAATTTTGCACCAAGATTTCATGTAGAAACAACTTTTATAGACATTACAAAACTAGATGTTGTAGAAGCTGCAATTACAAAAAACACCAAAGTTTTATACTGCGAAGCTGTTAGTAATCCGCTTTTAGAAGTTGCAGATATCGCAGGTTTATCCGCTTTAGCGAAAAAATACAATTTAAAATTAGTGGTAGATAATACCTTTTCGCCATTGTCGATTTCGCCCGCAAAATTAGGAGCAGACATCGTTTGCCATAGTTTAACAAAGTTTATCAATGGCTCTTCAGACACAGTTGGTGGTGTGGTTTGTGGTTCACAAGAATTTATTAACGATTTGCGAAATGTAAACGATGGCGCTTGTATGTTGTTAGGTGCAACAATGGATAGTTTGCGAGCTGCATCTATTCTAAAAAATATGAGAACCTTGCATATTAGAATGAAACAACACAGTTTTAACGCCGCTTTTTTAGCAGAAAAATTCGAGAAAGATGGTTTAAAAACGGTTTATCCAGGTTTGGCATCTCACCCATCTCATCAATTATTTACAACCATGATGAATCCAGAATACGGTTTTGGAGGCATGTTAACCATAGACGTTGGCTCTTTAGAAAAAGCCAACGAATTAATGGAATTAATGCAGCATAAAAATTTGGGGTATTTAGCCGTAAGTTTAGGTTTTTATAAGACATTATTTTCTGCACCAGGAAGTTCTACATCCTCAGAAATTCCAGAAGACGAGCAAAAAGAAATGGGGCTTTCAGATGGTTTAATTCGTTTTTCAATAGGCTTAGACAACAACATAGAAAGAACCTACGAAATGATGAAATCGTGTATGCAAGAAGTAGGCGTTTTATAA
- a CDS encoding MarC family protein, with product MNEIIAFGILSFTSFFTLINPFGTMPIFMTMTADLDASHRTKTARKASIVSFITIIIFAFSGQLLFNFFGISVNSFRVVGGVIFFLMGMDMLQARLGKVKLKESEVKTYVNDISVTPLAIPMICGPGALTNAIVMMEDADSIEKKAILIFAVFVVILLTYIILYSSSKIIKILGQTGINVMMRLMGLIVMVIAVEFFFSGLKPILLDIFKAV from the coding sequence ATGAACGAAATAATCGCATTCGGTATTTTATCATTCACGTCATTTTTTACGTTGATAAATCCCTTTGGTACGATGCCAATTTTTATGACAATGACTGCAGATTTAGATGCAAGTCATAGAACCAAAACCGCCAGAAAAGCATCAATAGTAAGTTTTATAACCATTATAATTTTTGCTTTTTCAGGGCAATTATTATTTAATTTTTTTGGTATTTCAGTAAACAGTTTTAGAGTTGTTGGTGGTGTAATATTCTTTTTAATGGGCATGGACATGCTACAAGCAAGACTAGGAAAAGTAAAATTAAAAGAATCGGAAGTTAAAACCTATGTAAACGATATCTCTGTAACACCCTTAGCAATTCCTATGATTTGTGGTCCAGGAGCACTCACAAACGCCATTGTTATGATGGAAGATGCAGATTCTATCGAGAAAAAAGCAATTTTAATTTTTGCCGTATTTGTAGTTATTTTACTTACCTATATAATACTTTACAGTTCCTCGAAAATCATTAAAATTTTAGGGCAAACAGGCATAAATGTAATGATGCGTTTAATGGGCTTAATTGTAATGGTAATTGCTGTAGAATTTTTCTTTAGCGGATTAAAACCCATCTTATTAGATATTTTTAAAGCAGTTTAA